GGAGACCGTGGTTTCATCGGCCATGTGCTTTCCTTTCTATGctacattgttgttgttgtcgaaGGCCGCGGTTGTCTACTCTGTAGATTGTACTTATTCGAGGAAGAAGGTCGATGCTTCCAAGTTTTGTGTGATTGTTGCCAAGTTTTGGAGGAAAATCCTTTTCACATATATGTGGGTGTGTACAGTTGTAGTTGGCTGCATCACCTTGTTCTGTGTTTTCCTTGTCGCGTTCTGCAGTGCTTTGGCTGTTCTTGGTTTTTCGCCAGATGTTGTTGTGTACTGTGCAATGCTGGTTGGGCTGGTTTTCTCGGTTGTCTTTGCCAAAGCCATAATCATCTGCAACATTGCGATGGTGATCTCGGTGTTGGAGGATGTTTCAGGAGCGCAGGCGATGCTTCGGTCGAGTATTTTGATCAAGGGACAGACACAGGTGGGTCTGCTGATATTTCTTGGATCAACAATAGGAATGGCCTTTGTGGAGGGCTTGTTTGAGCACAGAGTAAAGACATTGAGCTATGGTGATGGATCTTCCAGAGTGTGGGAAGGGCCGCTCTTGGTGGTAATGTATTCATTTGTGGTGCTTATAGATTCCATGATGAGTGCAGTTTTCTATTTCAGTTGCAGATCTTCTAACATGGAGATCTCAGACAGTGAAGGCAAGTCAATTTTAGAAACTATGGCCATTTCGGCTGAATCAGTGGGCTTTCAATGACATTGCCagcatgatgatattgattgtgCCGATTGAATTAATAAGATGCAGAGGGACGCTGTAAGAGATTGTTCCCAGAAAATTGTGTTGGCCATTGAGGAaccttgcaagttgcaacagtTCTTCCTCTGAGCATTGGATAGGAGAGCTATATAGAGTGAATGACTTTGGATGGCTTTTTACCTTACTGAGCTTGCTCATTTCAGCTTACGGAAATGGCTTCTTTTAGTTATATTACAAACATGGAGAAACATATAAGCGGGATATTCGATGTATTTGTTTTTTGAGTGTCAGTGGAAAAGCTAATATTTTATAgacaaaaatggaagaaattaatttaaattgaaccacatttttatttttcgctTGTGATACACAGTTTGATCTTTAATTTCAAACATTAATGAACTACAATTAGCTTATGTAGACTAATATGCTCTTCTCTAAAATCTGTGCTATTCGAGAAAGATGTAAAAGGCGAGTTTATTAAATTCTGTTCTATTATTTGTCTCCGTCGTTTACAAATATCCCCCGATGCTTAAAAGTATATTTCTTTGTTCTAAAATGGTTACGGGTCTTTCTAGGCTAAGGCATGCGACAAGCCTCTCTGAGAGGTCTTAGGTTGGTATGTAAAAATCTTCCTACTAAGGGAAAATACTTGCTGTGATGTTTGAAAGTTTGTTCTCTAATTCAATGGACGTGATGCCTTTTACAATTTGTAAtacattgttaaattttttacatataaagaATCAGCTCATCTGTTGGTAATCAGTATGGACCAAGTGAATTCTTGAAAAAGTATACTGAGCTCATTTGCATTGAGAAATCTCTATATGTAGATTACTGTCTAAGGGATTCACCTTCTGATTTTGTCTTGCATTGAATGATCTTTCTGTGTGTGCATAACTACTTATTCCTTCTGATTTTGCTtgcatcacacacacacacacacacacacacacacacacacacacacacacacacacacacacacacacacacacacacacacacacacacacacacacacacacacacacacacacacacacacacacacacacacaaagcaTTCAAAGGCTTAAGAAACATTGTGCTTAAATATATTCACCATTATATATTGTTGCATTTGAaagcattttatattttttgaaaaccaaacctAAATTAACTTTGAATTGTACAACATGGTCCattatttcctttaaaaaatatattaaaaaaagcaaaaaaaaaaccactacTTTTCTTTCTAAAAGTAGTCATTTTTGTTAATCAGGTAGCAAAGTGAatacatattttattgaaaacacaATGACTTGTGGTAACCTTTCAAGCTTAAGAGTAATTGTGCAAGAGaacaaaacagaaaagataaaaggaaaCAATAGTAGAAAAGGAAGTAGATGAAAATTCCTTTACTAAAAACAATgtgttttaaattagtttatagaACTATAAATCATGTAAGAAATTTAGAGTacactaataattttatttttcttaaatttaacaaaaacaaattactaTCAATATTTTTGACCTTTTCTTGTATCATCTAATACTTCCAGAAATAAACTTAGAAGAAGCAATCATTTGAATTCTTCCATACCTGTCAGTGCCCCAAGCAACACAAGAATGAAGACACCCTTGCTTCCCATCCTCCAATTAACTTCTCTTCagcaaggatttttttttaatcaagtagCCAAATGAATAAAGACTTTATTCAAAAGAGAATGACTTGTGGTAACCTTTCAAGCCTAAGAGTAATTGTGCAAGagaacaaaacagaaaaaaaataaaagaaagcaaTAGCAAAAGAGGAAGTAGATGAAAATTCCTTTACTCCAAACaatatgttttaattagttCATAGAACTATAAATCATGTAAGAAATTTAGAGTAgactgataattttatttttcttaaattagacaaaaaaaacacattattatcagtattttttatctttcttttgtaTCATCCAATACTTCTAGAtttttaaacatgaaaaaagatgaatgaGAATAGACACTTACTCACCACTTCTTGTGTTGATAGAAAACTTTTTGATtccttaaatgaaaaacatcAAGAAATCCATAAACCCcaataaccaaaaaataaagaacattaaaaacaaatatgaaagtGTAGATCTTTAGAATTCTTAGAGAAATCTGAATTCTTAgaaagtgcagatttttcaaggatttcttttctcatttgaGATACTTTCTTGTGAATAAAATTTTGGTTCCATCCAATACTTGCagatttttaatcataaaaaaagatGGATGAGAATAGACACTTACCCATAGTCTCTTGCTATTGGTAGAAAacttttttattccttaaatgaaaaatattaagagATCCATTAAATCCAAAAAtccaaaatcaagaaaattaaaaacaaatatgaaagtTCATATCTTTAGAATTCTTAGAGAAATCTTACTTCTTAGAAAGTGAAAACTTCAAggatttcttttttcatttgagATGCTTTCTTgtgaataaaattttgtttcccATCCAATACTtgcatatttttaatcattaaaaagcTGGATGAGAATAGACACTTTCCCATGGCTTCTTGCTGTCGGTAGAAAactttttaattccttaaatgaaaaagatcaagaaatacattaaatcccaaaaaccgaaaatgaagaaaatttaaaaaaatatgaaaatgcagATTTTTAGAATTATTAGAGAAATCTGAATTCTTAGAAAGTATGGATTTCAATgatttcttttctcatttgaGGTGCTTTCTTGTGCATTGGTTCATGATATATAGACCAAAAGGACCCACAGTACCAATCCGCACTTGTTTCTCTTGATCACCAACTatttgataacaaaaaaaatgatcaaattaaaacataatatatatatatatatatatatatatatatatatatatatatatatatatatatatatatatatatatatatatatatatatatatatatatatatatatatatatatatatatatatatatatatatatataaatcaaatttaatgtcAGCTTGAATCGGTGATACTTGTGACTTAATAGTCATTAAAATAAAGTAGTTATATATATGTTAGCTCCACTTTggcatcaaaataaaatagttatatataatcaaattgaaTCATATATATGTCAGCTTGAATCGGTGATACTTGTGCTATGATTTCTTTTAGAGATTTCTACTGTAAATACTTAAGTAGACGCATAAACTTTCAATCAACATGATACATGTAGGATGAACTTTTtgccatatatatacatatatatataactttttgccatatatatatatatatatatatatatatatatatatatatatatatatatatattaagaacaaCTTTACTTACACTTCACAAAATAGGTAATACGCTCATTTTAATTGAAGAATCatctttataaaaattgatttaagaaataaaactaaacaaaaaataaaataagttaatttatttgatcaagaatatatttttaattaatttaaatatgattttcattttaaattatcgTTTCTTTTGAACACAActgtatattatttaataagtttttaatatatcaagttatagatatgataaaaaaatattacattttaatttaaatatcttgatcaaattaaatttaaattattttttccacaATCGATATCAACCCTACTACGTAGATATTAAATAATAGAATTTATATttgcaaaattacaataataacatttttatagtaaaaattttatgtaataaaatttaattttttatttttatttggttttttacTACAGTAATATAGACATATTTCTATGTTGAAAATAAACTATTAAGCTAAAACACCTTGTTAAATTTGATCttaaattaaatgaagttacaacaaaacaaacatatgTATAAATTGAACTTTATGCTTTGATTGGATTAAGAAAGTttccaaatgaaaaaaaaagaagaaagggagagagataAGAAGCTTGGTATAGTCGATTGATGCTTAAAAATAAGagtatatcatttaaaattacaaaatcctctttaattacattttaaggGCTAAAGCAAATCAAGTTACAAATAAGTCAGAATTTGAAGGGTAACATTATTATTGGTGAATTGTCATATTCAAATTGCACCATACAAATTAATGCTATAGTCATATCCGGATTGTCAACTTACAAATAACACTATAGTCATATCCGAATTGCACGAGTTCAGATAAGTCAAGATTTGAATTGAAGTTATAGATTagtgatatttaaaatttgtagagTTTGGTGGCAGTAAATAGTACTTGAATTGTCAAGCCAATAGATTGATTCTCCACTTTGGTTAAGACCAATAAACAGGTTCATCCTTGTCACGGGTTACACCAACCTTATAGTTCTAATAACAGGATATAATCAGGTCCATTTAGGCCTAAACAAatcttcaaaagaaaataaaatgtaaggCCAACCATCACAAACCTGATCAAATCGAGTTACAGTTAAGCAACTAAACCAATTTACAGACTGCCCAAAATGTTTGTTAGGAAATGATTGGTAACCAAAGAATAATGTTTGTTAAACTTAGAAAGACTTCCATCCCAGTAATGAAAATGAATATTTGGAAGAGGAAAAGGTAGTCAAATCCCATCTTCATCACCGTATCATATGAATAATTGCCTAGTTAGATTAACCAATGAAAATGAATATTtggaaaaacataatttaaggAAAGAAGAATCTTCTGGTCCCAATTCCAATTATGGCACTAAAGAAAACCAACCTAAATCACCGTGCAAGAAAGAATTATCCTTTTTAATTAACATAAGATCAGGATGAGGATTATCCCAAATTGCACCACATTTCAATTCATACACCATTGAATTATCCCTTGATTCTGCATATTATATACTTACACAATTGAATCAAGAAGTATAATCACTTTGCTTCTGCTTCTTGGTCCTAGAACTCTCCTCCTCTAAGgatttcaatttgttttttgtaGCGACAATTTTTGCACTGCGACTTGTTTGTCCCATGGCACCACCACCCAGTGAGATGCATCTTGTGCCCTTCACCAGCTGCTTTTGTAGACCTATCAGTTGTTTCCAACATGCACTTATCACCGGCAAGACGAACCACCAGTGGCCGGCCGCAAGCTAACCTCCCA
This region of Glycine max cultivar Williams 82 chromosome 7, Glycine_max_v4.0, whole genome shotgun sequence genomic DNA includes:
- the LOC100806351 gene encoding uncharacterized protein codes for the protein MEISSGGCSPRIRSEYSRKEGSEGTPFQHMELSVRDRNYQIQSMNALEILRETIRILRFNSWGFMAIAFMLICPVSAVLLSNVIVDESIVKNLSIRLMLVAQTSGLPLRPIIKQSCQRFAETVVSSAMCFPFYATLLLLSKAAVVYSVDCTYSRKKVDASKFCVIVAKFWRKILFTYMWVCTVVVGCITLFCVFLVAFCSALAVLGFSPDVVVYCAMLVGLVFSVVFAKAIIICNIAMVISVLEDVSGAQAMLRSSILIKGQTQVGLLIFLGSTIGMAFVEGLFEHRVKTLSYGDGSSRVWEGPLLVVMYSFVVLIDSMMSAVFYFSCRSSNMEISDSEGKSILETMAISAESVGFQ